Genomic window (Vibrio gallicus):
TTGACCATGACCATACCAATAACCCAGAAGACGGCAGTAACTGGGAATTACTATGTTTATATTGCCATGATCATGAGCATTCAAAGTATGTTGATCATGAACGCTATGGTGTTGAAGCCACCGCGAGAGCTGATGATCACCAGTCAGCGACTCACAATCCATTTGCTGACCTTGCAAAAATGATGAAAAAATAACGAGTAACTGAACATTTAATTGCTGTACATATATTAATGACATGTGACGCAACTGTTGATAATTAAGCCTATAAAATATGGGATCTCATTATTCAATATAAATGTATTAACAATACATGTTACACCTTATTATATTTAGGCTTATCGAAGAACCTCGTCAGTTGGGATAAGCAACTAAAAAGGCGATCATTACGATCGCCTTTTTAACTTATATAGGTCTAAATAAATTCTAGCTCTGCAGCAGGTACTCGATTTTGACTGGTTTGTGAATGCAGTTTAAATTGAATCCCCACATTATACACATCCGCCCTAATTGCTTCTTCAGCATATAGAAACGCCCGTACCTCGTCTCGCATCAGAATCATAGGTTGGCTGCAGTTGTATTCTCTATACTTGAAAATTACCTTTATTTTCCCCGCCCCGATATCTGTGACACTAAATGTAAGACCAAACGCAGGATCAAACATATTTTCTAATGCAGTTTCTAGCATCGTTACTCTGGCAATTGGCACTATGCAGTCCCTCCTGCAAGTCCCATAGGCCAGTCACCCTCTTCAATTTGGGCCTCAAAATGCAGACAAAAATCAATTAATTTATCCGCTGTTTTAGGGTCTTCAAACAGTAGAAAAATTACATCTGAGCGAGATAAAATTAGAGGGGTACTTTGTGCGCACCAACCTTCATAAATGACGACTTTAAGGCTTCCTGCACTATGTTGTTCAACCTGAAACTTAAGATCTGGGTTGTGTTTAAGTATATTTCGTAGCTTCCTTTCTACTAACGTTTTACGGTTAATAGTTTTCATAATAAGCCTCTATTAGGGAGACCCATTATACAAATGAAATCATAGTTACCAAATTTAAGCATCAAACAATGTGAGTTAGTTAAAAGAAATATCGCCTACATTTAGGTTACTAATTAGTTAATATGCAAACAATTGATAGCGTGAATACTCATAAAATATCATTAATAAGAGAAATTATAGTTGATATAACTACCGCACATAAAAATAATGCCCGACTTACGTCGAGCATTATTCATTCTATATAAAGTACTGTGAAATTAAGCTTTTACGATACGAGCCTTAGTATCATAAAACACAGTAGAACCACCTACTTTGTCCATTAATCCCATATTTTCAACATCAGGGTCGGTACGCATAATTGGGTTTAAGTTGAAGCCAGCTTTACGCTGTTTACTGCCTTTAACCAGCTTGTTATCAACTAAGTAATCAGATGCGCCGTAGCCATTGTGACCAAAACCTACAATAAAGCTGATTGCATTTTCAGCAATACCTTCACGCAGCTTCACTTCTGCCTTACGCTTACCGTTAACGCTCTCAATCCAGATCATGTCACCCGATTTTAGGCCTTTTGCTTCACCAGTACGCTTATTGATTTCAGCGTAGTTAGTTGGCGTAATTTGACGAATCGAGCTGGCACCAGAGAGACGAGAGTGACTCTGAAGTGCTGACTTGCGAGTCAAGATAGTCATATCAAAGCCTTTATCTAGCTCTGAGATTGGCTTATCAAGCGCAGTGACAGAAGGCGCATTATGTGCCTGTCCTTTAAAGCGTTTGCCCGTCATACTATCAAAAGTTTGCGCAACTTTCTCTGAATATAGAGAGATGCAGCCATTGAATTGATGGGTCAATTGATCGCCTTTACGACGCGTATCAGCTGAGTCAAACAGACCACCACGACTAATGGCAAACAACACGTCCAGCCACTCGTTCGCCTTCAAGGTATCTTTGTGTTTACTGTAGAAAGTATCTAGCCCAGTAATACGCAACTCTTCATCTGTTACTTCCGGCACAGAACCAAAGTTATGCGCTAGGTTGGCGATACCTTTGATGTAGTAATCCGACATTGTATTTAGCGGCCACAATTTACCAAAGCTATCTGGGATCGCTTTTTCACCAAAGCCAGGCATTTGCAGTTCAATTGCCACATCAATCAAGAACTGCTCGTAGCTCATATGGAAGCCTTTAGCGGTTTTGGCTGTCGTTGGCTCAATCACAGGAGTACGTACTGCAGTACCTTTAACCATGGTTGCTTCCATCATTGGATGGTGAACAAACTGCTCAAGATAAGTCAGATCAGGAATGATGTAGTCAGCATATGCTGAGCTATCACCCACTACGATATCTGATGCAAGTAGCAATGGTACTTGTTTTGGATCAGAAATCTTAGCGATGATCTCATCACGGCCCGTCGCTGGCGTTGAGTATAACGGCGTACACATGTGCCACATTAGAATGTCAGCTTTGTATGGGTAGCCTTCAATCAACGATGGAATGATCTCACTAAACACATCTTTGGTAATTGGGAACCATGGACGTGGTGCTGGGTAAGGGTTCTGCCCTGCTGCCACTTTACGCTTAAACTCGCTTGAGTCTTCGTAAGCCATTTTCTCACGTGAGATATGTAAGCCTTGTGGCTTAGAGGCTAGGCCTGGAATATCAGTTAAGTTGTATGCGCCGCTATTGTAGTCATAACCACCGCCACCAACAGACAAACCACCAGTCCAGTTCATGTTACCCATCATTACGTTGATCTGGTTAATCAAGAAGCCAGTGTAATAACCATTCGGGTGCTGTGCGATACCACGGTAGAATTCTACAGCAGATTTACGACCTGCTTTAGCAATGCCTTTGGCTAGCCATTCTAATTTTTCAACAGGAACGCCAGACATCTCACTGTATTGAGCCATGGTTTGGCTAAATACAGAGTCACGCAGCATGCTAAATGAAGTCACCATTTGCTTGCCGTGTAACTCGCCCTTAAATTCGATATTTGCGCTATCAACGGTATCAAACGGAACAATATTACCGTGCTGATCAGCAACGAGGAATTTATCGCCGTGCTTCGCAAACTTACCGCTTTCCACTTCAATAAGGTATGAAGCGTTGCTATAAGAAAGCTCACCATTGCGCTTAGCTGCGTCAAACGTTGGATGAGATAGGTAGCTCTGGTTGTGGCTTTGTGTTTCGAGAAGGCTACGCAGAATCGCCGCTGCAATTGCACCATCACTACCCACGTTTGGACAGATCCAATGAGTGTTTGGAGAAGTCTGTACGGTACGCGGCAATACAGGATCGACAACCGTGATCTGTGCGCCTTTTACGCGCGCTTCAGCGCTGTATTTGCCCATGGTCTGCATTGGGAAGTTGGCTTCACCCGGCGCAGTACCAAAGAACACCATAAATTCTGACTCAGTAATGTCTGCTTTCGCATTACTCTTACCAGCATAAACCTCAGCGGTTGCAATATGGTGAGAAAGCTCACAAATGTTAGTGTGTTCGAAGTTATTGACCGTACCAAATGAGTTACAAAAACGTGTTTGGAAGTCTTTACGACTTTTAACAATACGTCCCGCTTGCAGTACAAACTGGTTGCTCTTAAAGCCATACTCTGGGTTTTTTGGGTCAATTAGCGTATCGCGACCAGCATAAAGCGCTTTAAAACCACGAACATCTAAACCATGATTCTGTTCATCGGTGGTATCGTCAAAGATCTTACCGCCGTGTACGGTTTCTGCGATCAACTGTTCCCAAGAGATCGTTTTCCACTTACCTTCACCACGTTTACCAGCACGCTTTAGTGGCTGATGAATACGGTATTCATCATAAACGGTTTCGATACCAGCATTACCACGCGCACATACTGTACCAACAGCGGCTGCTGTTGCACTGATTGGCGTCTCAATATTGGTGTATTCAATTAAGGTATTTGGGTGATATGGGTTACCAATAATGCGCTCAATCTTGTCGCTTTTATTGTTCACTTTTACACGCAGGCCACATTCTGAATGGCACTGCAAACAAGTGGTATGCTTAACACAATAGTCTGGTGCAATCTCATGCTGACCAAGATTATTTAAACGCCACTCTACGTTATCTGAATTGCCGTAGGTTTTGTAGTTAACTGGAATACCATTTTTACTCATAGTAACCGCACGCGCGAAGATACCAGAGTACGCCGCACCGCCAGTAACAATACCAACGCCTGCCGCACCTTTTAGAAATTTACGTCTATCCATCTCTTAGTCCTCGAATCTTTGCAGTGTTGCAGGAACAATTAGTAGTAACGCGGCAAATAGACCACCGCTTAGCAATAGTGAAGCGCCTGTGAAAAATAACTCATGCAGATCAGGAACAAATATTGATAAACCACCACCACTACGGCTCACACCTTCACCGCCAACTAATAGGCAGTAACGTACTGAATAAGCAGCGATTGCTGAGAAAACAAAGGCTAATATGGTGCTGCGTTTCGTATTGCGAACTGTTAGCAGAGCTAACGCAACAATAAAGCCAGCCACAACGCTTAATTCAAGGCCAGAGAAATGAGTCGCTAGCAGCATAGAAGATAGATGAACTTCAGTGCCCGCAAAGTGACTTGCCCACCAGCTTGCAAGTAGCACCATCGCTAAGCTGGTTAGCAATAGTGTGCGTAGAACATTGTTACGCGTTGCATCTGCATTGAAATCAAGGCAGTTGTATAACACAGCCCCTGCACTCACGCCGGTCAATGAAGTCAAGATAACCGTTAAAGGCGAGTTCCACAGAGCAACACCATGTTCGTTCATCATCCAAATACCTGAATAAGCAGGCAAGAACAGACCAAGAATCACAATTGCAGCGCGCAGAGGGTTATATAGCTTCTCGACAACGGCGCTATAAGGAGCAAATACCGTTAAGAGTAATAACCCCATAAAAGTAGGGATCGCAGGCACACCATATTTGATGATTGAGCCATTCCAGTTTTCCCAACCAGAGGTCAAGCCATAGATCAAACGGCCTTGCTGCTGTACTTCAGCTAATACATTGAAGGTTGCACACAACGCCAAAGCGATGGCAACCAACTGTGGTAGGCTATTTTTAGTCGGTTTCTGGTTGCAGATAGCCCAAGTTACGCCTAAACCGCCCGCAAGCCCTGCTAGCAGTGAATAGTTTACAAATAGAAGTCCAAATGGCATCTGATTTGAGACATTGATGATATTAATCATTTTGAACTCCCTTAAAGCCAAGCTCGAGGTCATCGCTGCTATTTTCTAGGTCTAGTAGCCATGTATTAGGTGCAACTTCACCGTCAGCAATTTCAGAATGGGTTAAGTCAATATAAAACACACTTGGTTTGGTGCCAGCACTTGGTTTTAATACGGATACATCATGTTCAGCAATTAGTTTGCTTACATTGCTTTGAGGGTCGTTAAGGTCACCGAATACACGCGCGCCACCTACACAGGTCTCAGCACATGCTGGTAATAGACCTTCTTCTAAGCGGTGTGCACAGAAAGTACATTTATCAGCGATTTTGGTTTCAGAGTTAATAAAGCGTGCGCCATAAGGGCAAGCCGTAACACAAGAGCCACAACCCCAGCATTTATCTGAATCTACCAGTACAATGCCATCTTCACGCTTAAAGGTAGCGCCAGTTGGACATACTGATAAACAGCTTGGGTGTTCACAATGGTTGCAAAGTCTTGGCACAAACGAACGTTTGGTTTCAGGATAGGTTTTAACCTCAACATCGCTAACCCAGGTTCTAAATTGACCAACAGGGGCATTGTTTTCAAACTTACATGCCACGGTACAGGCTTGACAGCCAACACAGCGTCTAAGGTCTACTACCATTCCCCAGCGCTTACTTGAATCCACTGACTTAACATCTTTGCTAAGCTTTGGAGTAGAAGCGAGTGCCGACACGGCAACGGTTGTTGCTGCTGTCGCAAAAGACCCTCTTAAGATCTGTCGCCGCGTTAATTTTTTTTCAGTCATGTTCTGTTCCTGAGACTTTGATCACTGAAAAGTAATTTAACCTCATTCTGTTTTTATTCAATGATCTAAAACGGTAATCGTCGAAATACGATTGAGAAATAAGATTCCACGTTACTTCACCCAACTTCAACTACGTAAATCACAACCAAAACCATAAATAAGCGACAAAAGACACATATTGTCGCTTATTCACAGTAGGGTGATAACTATAGAAAGGAGAGCGCCATATTAGGATTAAATAAAGTGTTTCAAACCTTTGTAGTACGCTCCTTTTTATCAAACCAATCATGGCGAAGGATAAACTACATGCACAACAAAGCAGATATTAAAGCGAGGAGGATTCCCTTTATCCCTTCTCCCTTGCCTGTAATATTTTGATACAAATCACTGCTATTTCGATTATACTGCCCGCCATCTGTAACTTGTTTAACCTACATTTGCCATGCCAGTTCAACTGCCTATATGCAATCTATGACTAGGTTAAAATTAAACACTTAAAGGAAAAGAAAGTGGAAGAAAAACTACAGCCTAAATACGGGTTGGGCACAGCCGTTTCTTTAGTCGTCGGTATCGTAGTCGGCATTGGTATCTTTTTTAAAGCGGGTCCAGTTCTTCAAGCAACTGGCGGCAATGGCACATATGCTATCGCAGCTTGGATATTGGCGGCACTGCTAACCACCATCGCCGGTGTTGTTATCTCTGAAATAGCATCAATGGGGTCAAAAACTGGCGGTCTGATGTCTTTTTCAGAAACGGCTTGGGGTGAGCGCTTTGGCTTTTTTGTAGGATGGGTACAAACGGTACTTTATATCCCGCTTATCCTTTCCGTTATCCTATATTACTCTGCCGTTTTTACCTGCGCATTCTTACAAATAGACACGACCTTACCAGTCCTTGCTGGTTTATGTGCGCTGTATTTTGTGGTTTTTGCCGCAGCAAACTTGCTAGCAGAATCATTAGGTGGCTTCCTGCAACGTGCAGCAACCATTATTAAGCTGATCCCGCTACTGGGTATCGCGATCTTTGGCTTACTATATAAAGGTGATGGCGTTACAGCCTCCGCTCAAGCCGTTGAGTCAGTCACTCATGTTGGCTTTGGCGCTGCAATTGCTGCTGCACTTATCCCTGTATTATTTGCATTTGATGGTTGGATCTACGTAACAACTATCGCCCATGAAATTAAAAAGCCACAACGCAACCTACCACTGGCTATGGTAGGTG
Coding sequences:
- a CDS encoding YajD family HNH nuclease — its product is MSSDYNGSSSAYARLEKGYRDKALKLYPWVCGKCAREFVYSNLRELTVHHIDHDHTNNPEDGSNWELLCLYCHDHEHSKYVDHERYGVEATARADDHQSATHNPFADLAKMMKK
- a CDS encoding molybdopterin-dependent oxidoreductase, with amino-acid sequence MDRRKFLKGAAGVGIVTGGAAYSGIFARAVTMSKNGIPVNYKTYGNSDNVEWRLNNLGQHEIAPDYCVKHTTCLQCHSECGLRVKVNNKSDKIERIIGNPYHPNTLIEYTNIETPISATAAAVGTVCARGNAGIETVYDEYRIHQPLKRAGKRGEGKWKTISWEQLIAETVHGGKIFDDTTDEQNHGLDVRGFKALYAGRDTLIDPKNPEYGFKSNQFVLQAGRIVKSRKDFQTRFCNSFGTVNNFEHTNICELSHHIATAEVYAGKSNAKADITESEFMVFFGTAPGEANFPMQTMGKYSAEARVKGAQITVVDPVLPRTVQTSPNTHWICPNVGSDGAIAAAILRSLLETQSHNQSYLSHPTFDAAKRNGELSYSNASYLIEVESGKFAKHGDKFLVADQHGNIVPFDTVDSANIEFKGELHGKQMVTSFSMLRDSVFSQTMAQYSEMSGVPVEKLEWLAKGIAKAGRKSAVEFYRGIAQHPNGYYTGFLINQINVMMGNMNWTGGLSVGGGGYDYNSGAYNLTDIPGLASKPQGLHISREKMAYEDSSEFKRKVAAGQNPYPAPRPWFPITKDVFSEIIPSLIEGYPYKADILMWHMCTPLYSTPATGRDEIIAKISDPKQVPLLLASDIVVGDSSAYADYIIPDLTYLEQFVHHPMMEATMVKGTAVRTPVIEPTTAKTAKGFHMSYEQFLIDVAIELQMPGFGEKAIPDSFGKLWPLNTMSDYYIKGIANLAHNFGSVPEVTDEELRITGLDTFYSKHKDTLKANEWLDVLFAISRGGLFDSADTRRKGDQLTHQFNGCISLYSEKVAQTFDSMTGKRFKGQAHNAPSVTALDKPISELDKGFDMTILTRKSALQSHSRLSGASSIRQITPTNYAEINKRTGEAKGLKSGDMIWIESVNGKRKAEVKLREGIAENAISFIVGFGHNGYGASDYLVDNKLVKGSKQRKAGFNLNPIMRTDPDVENMGLMDKVGGSTVFYDTKARIVKA
- the dsrO gene encoding sulfate reduction electron transfer complex DsrMKJOP subunit DsrO; this translates as MTEKKLTRRQILRGSFATAATTVAVSALASTPKLSKDVKSVDSSKRWGMVVDLRRCVGCQACTVACKFENNAPVGQFRTWVSDVEVKTYPETKRSFVPRLCNHCEHPSCLSVCPTGATFKREDGIVLVDSDKCWGCGSCVTACPYGARFINSETKIADKCTFCAHRLEEGLLPACAETCVGGARVFGDLNDPQSNVSKLIAEHDVSVLKPSAGTKPSVFYIDLTHSEIADGEVAPNTWLLDLENSSDDLELGFKGVQND
- a CDS encoding APC family permease, encoding MEEKLQPKYGLGTAVSLVVGIVVGIGIFFKAGPVLQATGGNGTYAIAAWILAALLTTIAGVVISEIASMGSKTGGLMSFSETAWGERFGFFVGWVQTVLYIPLILSVILYYSAVFTCAFLQIDTTLPVLAGLCALYFVVFAAANLLAESLGGFLQRAATIIKLIPLLGIAIFGLLYKGDGVTASAQAVESVTHVGFGAAIAAALIPVLFAFDGWIYVTTIAHEIKKPQRNLPLAMVGGLAIIGVVYVLFTAGLLSVADGTAYASGEMGVSQVANLLFGDTLSSALLLFIVISALGGFNGLMLLGMRMPYSLALRRNFKGSTALLSVSEKTNLPVRSGVTMLVLVAFYMVVGFTLAATKVSSNIFDLYGDLPVALMWIIYALLFLGVLRLRKTQPDAKRLIRVPALPLFVLLAIAGTAYALYGFIPGHLTSFALSSAVAAIGLVVFATSKPRK